The following is a genomic window from Bacillus sp. V2I10.
GGATTCCTATGCGGTCAAGGATTGGGAAATATTCATCTGTTATACCGTCAATGAGCGTGTATAAAAGAAAGTCAGCGCCTTTATTCATATATTTAATGTGTTTAGAGCAAATCGCGTCCATTTGTCCAAGCCATTTTAATTTGTGCTTATGAATCGTTACCACATAATTAGGGCCGACAAAAACGTTTAATTCAAGGGTCGTGATTTCATTATCGCTTTCCTCATTGTACCGGAGAGCGTGAAAGACAAAGAATTTATAATCCTCGTAGTTATCCATCTTAGCCCGGGGGCTGTCATGGAGACAATCTTCAATGGCCAGATGGTGAAAATCAAATATTTTTGCGACTTCATATAATTCGCGGTTTTGTACATCATACATATCAATCCATAGTAAGCTGTCTGAATGGCTTAAATAATTGTTGATTTCATTCATTTTGATATCTGCGATCATTTCCTGTGTATCGTTTTTATAGAGATACGTTTTAATCATCTGTATACACCCCGTAAAAGTTTATTCTACGAGGCAAACGTGCTAGCTTAGATCTTCTTTGGCAGGAAAAGAGGAACTGGTGCACACTGGTTGCCTCATGCTTATGCTGTCTCTGTTTTCATCTGCCGGATTAGGGTCATCTGTGCCCATTATTTCCTCACCCCCATTATAAAGAAAAACGCAAGCGCCAATAGTTTGTTCTGCCCGAGGAGTTGGGCGATCCGCTTGCTATCAATGCTCAAAATTTTAAACTTTCTTATTTGTTAAAAAGACCCCTTTCATAAGAAAGGGGTCATAAAACAGCATAAATAGCAAGCTTTAAATGTCTCCCCTTGTTTTGAGTTTTAGCACTGTATAGCATAGGATTATACCAGCTGCATTAAGAAAAACCTTAATCCGATTTTTCCTGTTGACCCATTGGCGTCTCTCGACATTTTTGGGCAGCAGCTTATCTCTATACAGGAGCCTCACCTAACAGAAGACTTATTTAGCTATAGTCACTATATGAAACATTACAATAAGTGTCAAACCTTTTTTTTGCAGCTTGTTTCCTTTAAATCATTTAAATTTCAGATCATTATTTGGAGATTAGGAGAGACAATGTGAAAATAGAAAATCACGGCGAAGCGGGAAAGCAGGATTAATATGATGTGATGCATCTGCTTATTTTATTTGTTATTTAGCAGTTTTTATAAGTTGAATAGCTACTAACAGGATGCAGCTATACCTATAATATTTGTGTTTGCTTTAATCAGTAATATTTCTGATGAACTATATGTTATGGTAAATGCATTAAATATTTAAGGGGCAACCTAATGAATAAATCGGGACAAATTATTCTGGTACTTATATCGGTATTATTTACCGCCTATCAAAAGATTTTGGCATATAAGCCTTTTTTTACGATAGATTTCTTTATTTTTACGCTTATTGCTTGGTTGGTTGGATGGCAATATGATAGGGTACGATATTATGTGAAAAAAGCGCGGGCGAACGAAGACAGCTATAAGCAAATGATTGATTCATTGCCTCACAAGAAAACACAAGGTTCCCAAGCTTTCTTTCCGCTTACTATAGCTATTCAACGATTCAATGAAGGAAAAGGAAATAAAAGCTCTATTGAAGCTGTACGGGTATGTATGATCTGATCTAACCTTAATAACATATGATATACTTACCATATTATATACAATCGAGAAAGATGTTAGAAAACTATATCACTTTATAATAAGAAAAAACATAGATCAGGTGAAAGAGTGTGGAGAAATGAAACCAACCATTTATGATATTGCAAGAGAAGCAGGGGTATCTGCAACTACGGTTTCTAAAGTAATTAATAATAAGGGACGGATAAGTGAGAAAACCAGGGAAAAAATTATGAAAATTATAGAAGATCTTCGTTATCAGCCCAATCTATTGGCTTCTGCGATGAAAGGAAAATCCACCTACACAATTGCATTATTAATTCCAGACATGACTAACCCTATATATGCTCAATATTTAAAATATATAGAGGAATACGGTCAAGAGCTGGGGTTTAGTATTGTGATGTGCAGCACTCGAAGTGATCCTGAAAAGGAAGCTAAGCATATTGCATTATTAAGGCAGAAACATGTTGACGGATTTATCATAGCTTCTATATTTAAAAATGAAGAGGTTTTAAAACAATTAATTGAGGAACAAGTCCCGATAGTACTTATTGCACTTCAACGGCCAGAACTTCCCGTAGGCAGTGTAACCGGCGATGATTATTTAGGAGGCTATATTGCGACTGAACACTTGTTGTCTCTAGGACACCGCAGAATTGGAGTTATTGCAGAAGTAGCAACATTAAGCGGGATGGAACGTATTAAGGGATATCAAAAGGCTCTGATGAATGCAGGGATAGAGGTTGATGAAAGTTTAGTCATGACAATCAATGAACCAACAATTGAAGGAACGGAGATGCATGCGAGAAAGCTGCTTAATACTGAACAGAGGCCGACGGCGATTTTTGGCTGTAATGATATATTAGCTATTGGCTCGATGCTGGCAGCAAAGGAACTCAGAATTATCATTCCAGACGAACTGTCTGTTATAGGATTTGACAACACGGTTATGTGCAAGATTGTAGAACCTCAGCTAACTTCTGTAGCTATACAGGCACATGAAATAGGAAGACAGGCGATGGAACTATTGATCCAGCAAATTGAACAAAAGGATAACTTGAAACAACGTATTTCTCTGCTGCCGGAGCTTGTTATTCGTCAGTCAACAGCAATACTTAATGAAAATTAAATAAGCATTAAAGCATTTTTTAGCTCATGTGGTAATTTCATAAACTAAAGCGGCATAGAGAATCCAGTAAAACCAGGATTTTCTTGCCGCTTTATTAATGTTTGGCTCATTCAGCAAATGCCCTTTTTTCA
Proteins encoded in this region:
- a CDS encoding LacI family DNA-binding transcriptional regulator — translated: MKPTIYDIAREAGVSATTVSKVINNKGRISEKTREKIMKIIEDLRYQPNLLASAMKGKSTYTIALLIPDMTNPIYAQYLKYIEEYGQELGFSIVMCSTRSDPEKEAKHIALLRQKHVDGFIIASIFKNEEVLKQLIEEQVPIVLIALQRPELPVGSVTGDDYLGGYIATEHLLSLGHRRIGVIAEVATLSGMERIKGYQKALMNAGIEVDESLVMTINEPTIEGTEMHARKLLNTEQRPTAIFGCNDILAIGSMLAAKELRIIIPDELSVIGFDNTVMCKIVEPQLTSVAIQAHEIGRQAMELLIQQIEQKDNLKQRISLLPELVIRQSTAILNEN
- a CDS encoding magnesium transporter CorA family protein — its product is MIKTYLYKNDTQEMIADIKMNEINNYLSHSDSLLWIDMYDVQNRELYEVAKIFDFHHLAIEDCLHDSPRAKMDNYEDYKFFVFHALRYNEESDNEITTLELNVFVGPNYVVTIHKHKLKWLGQMDAICSKHIKYMNKGADFLLYTLIDGITDEYFPILDRIGIRIDELEDEIYDEEVRGVTEEFLALKRTIILIRRVILPQRRIFINVDGKWKFDIREENVPFYTDLIDHLERIVDSTETFRDLVNSALDTYYSIINAKSSEKLNVLTLISTIMLPLTFVTGFFGMNVPLPYQDSPFATIIIFSFLILLTFGMWKYFKNKQLL